One region of Micromonospora ureilytica genomic DNA includes:
- a CDS encoding PH domain-containing protein: MDEISPERQWRVPASLPAAKLAGAVLLIALGLLFADGDPVRLALAVLAAAALAGWAVRDLIAPVRLAVDPTGLTVIRGFAGRRLLPWPAIEAITVDRRPRLGLTSEVLEIDAGESLHLFSRYDLGTTPEEVAAELRAAQRS; encoded by the coding sequence GTGGATGAGATCTCCCCGGAACGGCAGTGGCGGGTCCCGGCAAGCCTGCCGGCGGCGAAACTGGCGGGCGCGGTTCTGCTGATCGCGCTCGGGCTGCTCTTCGCCGACGGCGACCCGGTGCGGTTGGCGCTGGCCGTCCTGGCCGCCGCCGCGCTGGCCGGTTGGGCGGTACGCGACCTGATCGCACCGGTCCGGTTGGCTGTTGATCCGACCGGACTCACAGTCATCCGCGGGTTCGCTGGTCGCCGACTGCTGCCCTGGCCGGCGATCGAGGCGATCACCGTGGACCGTCGACCGCGATTGGGGCTCACGTCCGAGGTCCTGGAGATCGACGCGGGCGAGTCACTGCACCTCTTCAGCCGCTACGACCTGGGCACCACCCCGGAAGAGGTAGCCGCCGAACTGCGCGCCGCCCAACGCTCCTGA
- a CDS encoding phosphotransferase, with amino-acid sequence MTTIAGEHAPDWSNEQWQLRARSWVDAQLSRAGRRVTGLVEPRVRPWSLVWRVPTDDGPVWFKVNNPGTVHEAVLIAALAELTPDRVLTPIAVDPAQGWSLLPDGGESLRDVLARDPDLAHWERALPGYAALQLASASRADELVALGVPDQRPEVLAGLFVELLDDHEALPIGAEGGLGAEMHERLRAELPSYAQRCRRLADLGIPATVQHDDLHDGNVFAGDAGYRYFDWGDASVAHPFGTLLVTLRSIGHARKLAADDVQLVRLRDAYLEAWTDRYDRRTLVEAADLAIGLGPVSRSLSWRRALDTAEESRAEYADAVPGWLEELFAASPLQPNS; translated from the coding sequence GTGACGACGATCGCCGGCGAGCACGCCCCCGACTGGTCCAACGAGCAGTGGCAGCTGCGGGCCCGATCCTGGGTCGACGCGCAGTTGAGCCGGGCCGGCCGCCGGGTGACCGGGCTGGTGGAGCCCCGGGTGCGTCCCTGGTCGCTGGTGTGGCGGGTGCCCACCGACGACGGCCCGGTCTGGTTCAAGGTCAACAACCCGGGCACTGTGCACGAGGCGGTCCTGATCGCGGCGCTCGCCGAGTTGACGCCCGACCGGGTGCTGACGCCGATCGCTGTGGACCCGGCGCAGGGCTGGTCGTTGCTGCCCGACGGTGGCGAGTCGTTACGTGACGTGCTGGCGCGTGACCCCGATCTGGCGCACTGGGAGCGGGCGCTGCCGGGGTACGCGGCGCTGCAACTGGCCAGCGCGTCGCGCGCCGACGAGCTGGTCGCCCTGGGTGTGCCGGATCAGCGTCCGGAGGTGCTGGCCGGCCTCTTCGTCGAGCTGCTCGACGATCACGAGGCGCTGCCTATCGGCGCCGAGGGCGGGCTCGGTGCGGAGATGCACGAGCGGCTGCGGGCCGAGCTGCCGTCGTACGCGCAGCGGTGCCGCCGGCTCGCCGACCTCGGCATCCCGGCGACCGTGCAACACGACGACCTGCACGACGGCAACGTCTTCGCCGGCGACGCCGGGTACCGCTACTTCGACTGGGGTGACGCCTCGGTGGCGCACCCGTTCGGCACGCTGCTGGTGACCCTGCGCTCCATCGGGCACGCCAGGAAGCTCGCCGCCGACGACGTTCAACTGGTTCGGTTGCGCGACGCGTACCTGGAGGCGTGGACCGACAGGTACGACCGCCGGACCCTCGTCGAGGCCGCCGACCTGGCGATCGGCCTGGGGCCGGTGAGCCGGTCGCTGTCCTGGCGTCGAGCACTGGACACCGCCGAGGAGTCCCGTGCCGAGTACGCCGACGCGGTCCCGGGCTGGCTGGAGGAGCTGTTCGCCGCCAGTCCACTTCAGCCCAACTCCTGA
- a CDS encoding aminotransferase-like domain-containing protein — MTAEQLISFARGAPSLDIVDVEGLKAAAVRAFDADPAGVTAYGTSVGYLPLRKWIAEKHGVEADQVLVTNGSLQADAFLFDHLVRPGDAVVVERPTYDRTLLNLQRMGSELHGISVQPDGLDTAELRKLLESGVRPRLAHVIPNYQNPAGMTLSLEKRRELLDLAAEYEFTIFEDDPYADVRFRGEALPSMLSLDTRNVVVHASSFTKTVCPGVRVGYLVGPADLIASIAKNATSLYISPGMVSQAIVHQFCVSGDIDRSIETVRAALGERAGVLAESLRRHLPQARFVEPDGGYFLWVEFPEDVLVDRLAPAAAERGVAVVKGSDFMLDGGRHALRLAFSAVTADRIDEGVRRLAEAVEAVRS; from the coding sequence ATGACCGCCGAGCAGTTGATCTCCTTCGCCCGTGGGGCTCCCTCGCTGGACATCGTCGATGTCGAGGGGCTCAAGGCCGCCGCCGTCCGCGCCTTCGACGCCGACCCCGCAGGGGTGACGGCGTACGGCACCTCCGTCGGGTACCTTCCGCTGCGAAAGTGGATCGCCGAGAAGCACGGGGTCGAGGCCGACCAGGTGCTGGTCACCAACGGGTCGCTCCAGGCCGACGCGTTCCTCTTCGACCACCTGGTCCGCCCCGGCGACGCGGTGGTGGTGGAACGCCCGACGTACGACCGGACGCTGCTCAACCTCCAGCGGATGGGCAGCGAGTTGCACGGAATCTCGGTCCAGCCGGATGGCCTGGACACTGCCGAGCTGCGCAAGCTGCTGGAGTCCGGGGTGCGGCCGCGGCTCGCGCACGTCATCCCGAACTACCAGAACCCGGCCGGCATGACGCTGTCCCTGGAGAAGCGCCGGGAGCTGCTCGACCTTGCCGCCGAGTACGAGTTCACGATCTTCGAGGACGACCCGTACGCCGATGTCCGTTTCCGTGGCGAGGCGCTGCCGTCGATGCTCTCGCTGGACACCCGCAACGTGGTGGTGCATGCGTCGAGCTTCACCAAGACGGTCTGCCCGGGTGTGCGGGTCGGTTACCTGGTCGGCCCGGCCGACCTGATCGCCTCGATCGCGAAGAACGCGACGAGCCTCTACATCTCCCCCGGCATGGTGTCCCAGGCGATCGTGCACCAGTTCTGCGTCTCCGGTGACATCGACCGCTCGATCGAGACGGTCCGGGCGGCGCTGGGCGAGCGGGCCGGGGTGCTCGCCGAGTCGTTGCGTCGGCACCTGCCGCAGGCCCGGTTCGTGGAGCCCGACGGTGGCTATTTCCTCTGGGTGGAGTTCCCGGAGGACGTGCTTGTCGACCGGCTCGCCCCGGCGGCGGCGGAGCGCGGGGTCGCCGTGGTCAAGGGCAGCGACTTCATGCTGGACGGCGGTCGGCACGCTCTCCGACTGGCCTTCTCGGCGGTGACCGCCGACCGGATCGACGAGGGTGTCCGGCGGCTCGCGGAGGCCGTCGAGGCCGTTCGCAGCTGA
- the corA gene encoding magnesium/cobalt transporter CorA, translated as MTDRTERDRTAPSTTGRVLRPRAWPSPVRAMTRILNADGSPPAPAPAGPGTGRSAVVDCALYVDGKRQPGDWTYAEALAAARREEHGFVWIGLHQPELAEMTAIAETYGLHELAVEDAVKAEQRPKLERFGDVVFLVLRTARYCEHTELTENSEVVETGQVMLFIGPNFVISVRHGDACRLAPIRADLETKQELLLHGPWAVAYGVTDRVVDLYLEVADQIEDDLDMLEAEVFDRHGHGRIQRIYQMKRELVEFKRAVVPLQRPLMTLTSQVNRDVPKEIRKYFRDVQDHLSRTVEQVNSYDDLLNSILQARLAQVTVDQNNDMRKIAAWAGIAAVWTAIAGIYGMNFDNMPELKMTYGYPVVLALMLGVSLALYRWFRRNGWL; from the coding sequence ATGACGGATCGGACAGAGCGGGACCGGACGGCACCGTCGACCACCGGTCGGGTCCTGCGCCCTCGGGCGTGGCCCTCGCCGGTCCGGGCGATGACCCGGATCCTCAACGCCGACGGCTCGCCGCCCGCCCCGGCCCCGGCGGGCCCGGGCACCGGCCGCAGCGCGGTGGTCGACTGCGCGCTCTACGTCGACGGCAAGCGGCAGCCCGGCGATTGGACGTACGCGGAGGCGCTGGCCGCGGCCCGCCGCGAGGAGCACGGCTTCGTGTGGATCGGTCTGCACCAGCCGGAGCTGGCCGAGATGACCGCCATCGCGGAGACCTACGGCCTGCACGAGTTGGCCGTCGAGGACGCGGTCAAGGCCGAGCAGCGCCCCAAGCTGGAGCGGTTCGGCGACGTCGTCTTCCTGGTGCTGCGCACCGCCCGTTACTGCGAGCACACCGAGCTGACCGAGAACTCCGAGGTCGTGGAGACCGGGCAGGTGATGCTCTTCATCGGCCCGAACTTCGTGATCAGCGTCCGGCACGGGGATGCCTGCCGGCTCGCCCCGATCCGCGCCGACCTGGAGACCAAGCAGGAGTTGCTGCTGCACGGTCCGTGGGCGGTGGCGTACGGGGTGACCGACCGGGTGGTCGACCTCTACCTGGAGGTGGCCGACCAGATCGAGGACGACCTGGACATGCTGGAGGCCGAGGTCTTCGATCGGCACGGCCACGGGCGGATCCAGCGGATCTACCAGATGAAGCGGGAGCTGGTGGAGTTCAAGCGGGCGGTGGTGCCGCTGCAACGGCCGCTGATGACGCTGACGTCCCAGGTCAACCGGGACGTGCCCAAGGAGATCCGCAAGTACTTCCGGGACGTGCAGGACCACCTGAGCCGCACCGTGGAGCAGGTGAACTCCTACGACGACCTGCTGAACTCGATCCTCCAGGCGCGGCTGGCCCAGGTCACAGTCGACCAGAACAACGACATGCGCAAGATCGCCGCCTGGGCCGGTATCGCCGCCGTCTGGACCGCCATCGCCGGCATCTACGGGATGAACTTCGACAACATGCCCGAGCTGAAGATGACGTACGGCTATCCGGTGGTGTTGGCCCTCATGCTCGGTGTCTCGCTGGCCCTCTACCGCTGGTTCCGTCGCAACGGCTGGCTCTGA
- a CDS encoding response regulator transcription factor, whose translation MTVEPPHRGLVLVVEDEPAIADLVRLYLTRDGFGVHLERDGEAGLSAARRLRPVACVLDIALPGLPGTEICRRLREAGDWTPVIFLTARDDEVDRIVGLELGADDYVTKPFSPRELVARVRAVLRRSAGGPEGADRPRVVGPVTLDPARRTVTAAGAPVQLTSTEFDLLAHLMARPGRVFTREELLAGVWGYAAHAGTRTVDVHVAQVRAKLGPASVIRTHRGVGYAVDA comes from the coding sequence GTGACAGTCGAACCACCGCATCGCGGGCTCGTCCTCGTCGTGGAGGACGAGCCGGCCATCGCCGACCTGGTCCGGCTCTACCTCACCCGGGACGGGTTCGGCGTCCACCTGGAACGTGACGGCGAGGCCGGTCTGAGCGCGGCCCGCCGGCTGCGCCCGGTGGCCTGCGTCCTGGACATCGCGCTGCCGGGCCTACCCGGCACGGAGATCTGCCGCCGACTGCGCGAGGCGGGCGACTGGACTCCGGTCATCTTCCTCACCGCTCGGGACGACGAGGTGGATCGGATCGTCGGCCTGGAGTTGGGCGCCGACGACTACGTCACCAAGCCGTTCAGCCCACGGGAACTGGTCGCCCGGGTGCGCGCGGTGCTGCGTCGATCCGCAGGCGGCCCGGAGGGCGCGGACCGACCACGTGTCGTGGGCCCGGTGACGCTCGACCCGGCCCGCCGCACGGTAACCGCCGCCGGCGCCCCGGTGCAGCTCACCTCCACCGAGTTCGACCTGCTGGCCCACCTGATGGCCCGCCCCGGCCGGGTCTTCACCCGGGAGGAGCTGCTGGCCGGGGTCTGGGGCTACGCGGCGCACGCCGGCACCCGGACGGTGGACGTGCACGTCGCCCAGGTGCGGGCGAAACTCGGCCCGGCGAGCGTGATCCGGACCCATCGCGGCGTTGGATACGCGGTCGATGCCTGA
- a CDS encoding rhomboid family intramembrane serine protease, whose product MSESPPTTPVCYRHPGRETYVRCSRCDRPICPDCMRDASVGHQCPECVNEGRRSVRPARTAFGGGTAGRHGYVTKALIAVNVLFLLVSIASARGGDAAVGGSGFGGLMGGSTPLTEWGAVLGRAYLSDFTLGGIAEGQWYRLVTAMFLHYGVLHLLLNMWALWVLGRSLEANLGRVRFAALYLIAGLGGNVAAYLFSSPRAATVGASTAVFGLFAALIIIERRLGRDISRIIPILVINLVFTLAVPGISIPGHLGGLVVGALMALVLAYAPRGRRTLVQVAGAAMILLILLALVLFRTAALLT is encoded by the coding sequence GTGAGCGAGTCTCCGCCGACCACCCCGGTCTGCTACCGGCACCCCGGCCGGGAGACCTACGTCCGGTGCAGCCGCTGCGACCGGCCGATCTGTCCGGACTGCATGCGCGATGCGTCGGTCGGGCACCAGTGCCCGGAGTGCGTCAACGAGGGGCGTCGCAGTGTCCGGCCGGCGCGTACCGCCTTCGGCGGCGGTACGGCCGGTCGGCACGGCTATGTCACCAAGGCGTTGATCGCCGTGAACGTGCTGTTCCTGCTGGTTTCCATCGCGTCCGCCCGGGGCGGGGACGCGGCGGTGGGTGGCTCCGGCTTCGGCGGCCTGATGGGTGGCAGCACGCCGCTGACCGAGTGGGGTGCGGTGCTCGGCCGCGCCTACCTCTCCGACTTCACGCTCGGCGGGATCGCCGAGGGCCAGTGGTACCGGCTGGTCACCGCGATGTTCCTGCACTACGGCGTGCTCCACCTGTTGCTGAACATGTGGGCGCTGTGGGTGCTCGGCCGGTCGTTGGAGGCCAACCTCGGGCGGGTGCGGTTCGCCGCGCTCTACCTGATCGCGGGCCTCGGCGGCAACGTGGCCGCCTACCTGTTCAGCAGCCCGCGGGCGGCCACCGTCGGCGCGTCGACGGCCGTGTTCGGCCTCTTCGCCGCGCTGATCATCATCGAGCGCCGGTTGGGCCGGGACATCTCCCGGATCATCCCGATCCTGGTGATCAACCTGGTGTTCACGCTGGCCGTGCCGGGCATCTCCATCCCTGGGCACCTGGGCGGGCTGGTGGTCGGCGCGCTGATGGCGTTGGTGCTCGCGTACGCGCCGCGTGGTCGGCGGACGCTGGTGCAGGTCGCCGGTGCGGCGATGATCCTGCTGATCCTGCTCGCGCTGGTGCTCTTCCGCACCGCAGCACTGCTCACCTGA
- a CDS encoding ricin-type beta-trefoil lectin domain protein gives MPAIPARPERATRRRATTVVVAVAALVLPMLAGPATPASAADRPTVQPLPANLEAVRAAEATALYGSPTIRPIEQRRTALITMGDSEISGEGVGNYVPGTHQDGNWCDRSYDQAVFRTGITSDAQYNIACSGATPWNLIAGGPTQHNELNQGDYLGIKARNTHVKLIWVVVGANGDGTIQFGPVATDCAIRRVTFQGACYPTYTDQWTIRTDGSRQAVESALTDIRQTMTNAGYLLSDYELVLMSYPSPGSPDVEDNPNFPGWYSGGCLLYLADAAFARNKAVPMFESALRSAAANTGTRYLDASRLFHGHEVCTDNTSVRGLYIEVGIWNENAARQSFHPNARGHGMFAQCITQFWNSGQTRASCVDPASTGGGVLYPGLLEFKQLRNLATGTCVDGKGYDSRNGTAQQPYSCHGGRNQGFWYDSARRSLHSELSHDRCLDVANSSMTAGTAVNIYDCNGTGAQQFVFAGNQIRPASANNLCVAFDNPLLGSSRLRLANCSSSTRQQWSFEARTAANPVGYGHDDFVGSRVY, from the coding sequence ATGCCTGCAATCCCCGCCAGGCCCGAACGCGCGACCCGACGACGGGCCACCACCGTCGTCGTCGCCGTTGCCGCTCTCGTCCTACCGATGCTCGCCGGACCAGCCACCCCCGCCAGCGCCGCCGACCGACCCACAGTCCAACCGCTCCCCGCCAACCTCGAAGCCGTCCGTGCCGCCGAGGCGACAGCCCTCTACGGCAGCCCGACGATCCGCCCGATCGAACAGCGTCGCACCGCGTTGATCACCATGGGTGACAGCGAGATCTCCGGTGAGGGGGTCGGCAACTACGTCCCCGGCACCCACCAGGACGGCAACTGGTGCGACCGCTCGTACGACCAGGCGGTGTTCCGCACCGGCATCACGTCGGACGCGCAGTACAACATCGCCTGCTCCGGCGCCACCCCCTGGAACCTGATCGCCGGCGGCCCGACCCAGCACAACGAGCTGAACCAGGGCGACTACCTGGGCATCAAGGCGCGCAACACGCACGTGAAGCTGATCTGGGTGGTGGTCGGAGCGAACGGTGACGGCACCATCCAGTTCGGTCCGGTCGCCACCGACTGCGCCATCCGCCGGGTCACCTTCCAGGGCGCCTGCTACCCCACCTACACCGACCAGTGGACGATCCGGACCGACGGCAGCCGGCAGGCAGTGGAGTCGGCGCTCACCGACATCCGGCAGACCATGACCAACGCCGGCTACCTGCTGTCGGACTACGAGTTGGTGCTGATGTCGTACCCGAGCCCCGGCAGCCCCGACGTGGAGGACAACCCCAACTTCCCCGGCTGGTACTCCGGCGGTTGTCTGCTCTACCTGGCCGACGCGGCCTTCGCCCGGAACAAGGCGGTGCCGATGTTCGAGTCGGCGCTGCGGTCGGCTGCGGCGAACACCGGCACCCGCTACCTGGACGCCAGCCGCCTCTTCCACGGCCACGAGGTGTGCACCGACAACACCTCGGTCCGCGGCCTCTACATCGAGGTCGGCATCTGGAACGAGAACGCCGCCCGCCAGTCGTTCCACCCCAACGCCCGTGGGCACGGCATGTTCGCCCAGTGCATCACCCAGTTCTGGAACTCCGGGCAGACGCGGGCCAGCTGCGTCGACCCGGCCAGCACCGGCGGTGGCGTGCTCTACCCGGGGCTGCTGGAGTTCAAGCAACTGCGCAACCTCGCCACCGGCACCTGCGTCGACGGCAAGGGGTACGACTCCCGCAACGGCACCGCGCAGCAGCCGTACTCCTGCCACGGTGGGCGCAACCAGGGCTTCTGGTACGACTCGGCTCGGCGGTCGCTGCACTCGGAGCTGTCCCACGACCGGTGCCTGGACGTCGCCAACAGCTCGATGACCGCCGGCACCGCTGTCAACATCTACGACTGCAACGGCACCGGCGCGCAGCAGTTCGTCTTCGCGGGTAACCAGATCAGGCCGGCGAGCGCCAACAACCTCTGCGTGGCGTTCGACAACCCGTTGCTGGGCAGCTCTCGCCTGCGGTTGGCGAACTGCTCCAGCAGCACCCGGCAGCAGTGGTCGTTCGAGGCTCGCACCGCCGCCAACCCGGTGGGCTACGGCCACGACGACTTCGTCGGCTCCCGCGTCTACTGA
- a CDS encoding peptidylprolyl isomerase — protein sequence MAEAVYATLHTNAGPIRLELFPNHAPKTVRNFVDLAEGNREYTDPRTGQPGNGPYYDGTISHRVISGFMVQMGDPTGTGRGGPGYKFADEFHPELRFDRPYLLAMANAGPGTNGSQFFITVSPTPHLNNRHTIFGQVADEQSVKIVDSIASTPTGPSDRPLQDVVIERVEIERSAS from the coding sequence GTGGCCGAGGCTGTCTACGCCACCCTGCACACCAACGCTGGCCCGATCCGGCTGGAGCTCTTCCCGAACCACGCGCCGAAGACCGTCCGTAACTTCGTCGACCTGGCCGAGGGCAACCGTGAGTACACCGACCCGCGCACCGGTCAGCCGGGCAATGGTCCGTACTACGACGGCACCATCTCGCACCGGGTGATCAGCGGTTTCATGGTCCAGATGGGCGACCCGACCGGGACCGGTCGGGGCGGACCGGGCTACAAGTTCGCCGACGAGTTCCACCCGGAGCTGCGGTTCGACCGTCCCTACCTGCTGGCGATGGCGAACGCCGGACCGGGCACCAACGGTTCGCAGTTCTTCATCACCGTGTCCCCGACGCCGCACCTCAACAACCGGCACACCATCTTCGGCCAGGTGGCCGACGAGCAGTCGGTGAAGATCGTGGATTCGATCGCGAGCACCCCGACCGGTCCGAGCGACCGTCCGCTCCAGGACGTCGTCATCGAGCGGGTCGAGATCGAGCGGTCCGCTTCCTGA
- a CDS encoding sensor histidine kinase, with the protein MPDHTGHVESPTMALPVVGATPPAAPRRGRFGRTLTARAVLVTCAVALVSVLVTAIVAVPLAIRGAERSEQEALAAQARLAAEVLRTRLDRGRSADEERLIQQLRDQGIDAYLIRRGVVDRAGLPPRVVQRIGQGRNVSARRSVNGARALVEGRALPGGNGVVLSRPLANGLWARVLLSLWLPLLAGLTAGVVAGLLLARRLARPIRVAATAAARLRAGDRAVRVPVESPDEVADLAEALNGLAAALATSEGRQREFLLSVSHELRTPLTAIRGYAEALADGVLGADDTVDTGRTVLAEAQHLDRLIGDLLALARLEAADFPLEPVPVDLTRLAVDAEPTWSGRCAAVGVPFRVETPGQPVPAYTDPGRIRQVLDGLLENALRVVPPGSPVVLAVRPAGADPAHGGVLEVRDGGPGFTDDDLAVAFERGALHERYRGVRKVGSGLGLALAAGLVRRLGGEIAAGHAPEGGAAFTVRLPGDPYLTRTSA; encoded by the coding sequence ATGCCTGACCACACCGGGCACGTCGAGTCGCCGACCATGGCCCTGCCGGTGGTCGGCGCCACCCCACCGGCCGCACCGCGACGAGGCCGATTCGGCCGTACGCTGACCGCCCGCGCGGTGCTCGTCACCTGCGCGGTGGCGCTGGTGTCGGTGCTGGTCACCGCCATCGTCGCGGTGCCGTTGGCGATCCGTGGGGCGGAGCGCAGCGAGCAGGAGGCGCTCGCCGCCCAGGCCCGGCTCGCGGCCGAGGTGCTGCGCACCCGCCTCGACCGGGGTCGCAGCGCCGACGAGGAACGGCTCATCCAGCAACTGCGTGACCAGGGCATCGACGCGTACCTGATCCGGCGCGGGGTGGTCGACCGGGCAGGTCTGCCGCCGCGGGTGGTGCAGCGGATCGGGCAGGGCCGCAACGTGTCGGCTCGTCGCTCGGTCAACGGTGCGCGGGCCCTGGTCGAGGGTCGGGCCCTGCCCGGCGGCAACGGGGTGGTGCTCTCCCGTCCCCTGGCCAACGGGCTGTGGGCCCGGGTGCTGCTCAGTCTCTGGTTGCCGCTGCTGGCCGGGTTGACCGCCGGTGTGGTGGCCGGGCTGCTGCTGGCCCGTCGGCTGGCCCGGCCGATCCGGGTCGCGGCCACCGCCGCCGCACGTCTGCGCGCCGGTGACCGCGCCGTCCGGGTGCCGGTCGAGTCGCCGGACGAGGTCGCCGACCTGGCCGAGGCGTTGAACGGGCTGGCTGCCGCGCTGGCCACCAGCGAGGGTCGACAGCGGGAGTTCCTGCTCTCCGTCTCGCACGAGCTGCGCACCCCGCTGACCGCGATCCGGGGATACGCCGAGGCGCTCGCCGACGGGGTGCTCGGTGCCGACGACACGGTGGACACCGGTCGGACGGTGCTGGCGGAGGCCCAACACCTGGACCGGCTGATCGGTGACCTGCTGGCACTGGCCCGGTTGGAGGCCGCCGACTTCCCCCTCGAACCGGTGCCGGTGGACCTGACCCGACTGGCAGTGGACGCGGAGCCGACCTGGTCCGGTCGGTGCGCGGCGGTGGGCGTGCCGTTCCGGGTGGAGACGCCCGGTCAGCCGGTGCCCGCGTACACCGATCCGGGGAGGATCCGGCAGGTGCTGGACGGGCTGCTGGAGAACGCGCTGCGGGTCGTACCCCCGGGGTCGCCGGTGGTGCTCGCGGTTCGGCCGGCCGGCGCGGACCCGGCGCACGGCGGCGTGTTGGAGGTCCGCGACGGCGGGCCCGGCTTCACCGACGACGACCTGGCAGTGGCCTTCGAACGCGGCGCGCTGCACGAGCGGTACCGGGGGGTGCGCAAGGTGGGCAGCGGGTTGGGGTTGGCGCTGGCCGCCGGGCTGGTCCGCCGGTTGGGCGGGGAGATCGCCGCCGGGCACGCGCCGGAGGGCGGTGCCGCCTTCACCGTCCGGCTGCCCGGTGATCCTTACCTGACCCGAACGTCGGCCTGA
- a CDS encoding thiolase family protein, giving the protein MSDAVIVGAVRTPVGRRKGSLAGVHPVDLSAHVLRALAERTGLDPAQVDDVFWGCVSQVGEQSWNIARNAVLAAGWPETVPGTTVDRQCGSSQQAVHFAAATVLSGQADLVVAGGVESMTRVPMGSSVAGGMPFSDQLRARYRGVEGFADDAPLPFNQGVGAELIAQRWRLSRTQLDEFALASHEKAAAAQDAGAFDPELTPVPLADGGKFAADEGIRRETSLEKLGELATPFRADGVVTAGSASQISDGAAALAVTTSDWASRHGLRPLARIHTAVVAADDPVTMLTAPIPATAKALRRAGLGIEEIGVYEVNEAFAPVPLAWLAETEADPERLNPRGGAIALGHPLGGSGARIMTTMLQHMRDNGIRYGLQTMCEGGGMANATIVELV; this is encoded by the coding sequence ATGAGTGACGCGGTCATCGTCGGCGCGGTACGTACCCCGGTCGGGCGGCGCAAGGGCAGCCTCGCCGGCGTCCACCCGGTCGACCTCTCGGCGCACGTGCTGCGCGCCCTCGCCGAGCGCACCGGGCTCGACCCGGCCCAGGTCGACGACGTCTTCTGGGGCTGTGTGTCCCAGGTCGGCGAGCAGTCGTGGAACATCGCCCGCAACGCCGTGCTCGCCGCCGGCTGGCCCGAGACGGTGCCCGGCACCACGGTGGACCGGCAGTGCGGCTCCAGCCAGCAGGCAGTGCACTTCGCCGCCGCGACGGTGCTCTCCGGCCAGGCCGATCTGGTGGTCGCCGGTGGCGTCGAGTCGATGACCCGGGTGCCGATGGGTTCCAGTGTGGCCGGCGGCATGCCGTTCAGCGATCAGCTGCGCGCCCGGTACCGGGGCGTCGAGGGCTTCGCCGACGACGCGCCGCTGCCGTTCAACCAGGGGGTCGGGGCCGAGCTGATCGCCCAGCGGTGGCGGCTCTCGCGTACCCAACTGGACGAGTTCGCGCTGGCCAGCCACGAGAAGGCCGCCGCCGCGCAGGACGCCGGCGCGTTCGACCCGGAGCTGACCCCGGTGCCGCTCGCCGATGGTGGCAAGTTCGCTGCCGACGAGGGCATCCGCCGGGAAACCTCGCTGGAGAAGCTGGGTGAGCTGGCCACCCCGTTCCGGGCCGACGGCGTGGTGACCGCCGGGTCCGCGTCCCAGATCTCCGACGGGGCCGCGGCCCTCGCGGTGACCACCTCCGACTGGGCCAGCCGGCACGGTCTGCGCCCGCTGGCCCGGATCCACACCGCCGTGGTCGCCGCCGACGACCCGGTCACCATGCTGACCGCCCCCATCCCGGCCACCGCGAAGGCGCTGCGCCGCGCGGGGCTGGGCATTGAGGAGATCGGGGTGTACGAGGTGAACGAGGCGTTCGCCCCGGTGCCGCTGGCCTGGCTGGCGGAGACCGAGGCCGACCCGGAGCGGCTCAACCCGCGTGGCGGGGCGATCGCCCTCGGTCACCCGCTCGGCGGCTCCGGTGCCCGGATCATGACCACGATGCTCCAACACATGCGGGACAACGGGATCCGCTACGGCCTGCAGACCATGTGCGAGGGCGGCGGCATGGCCAACGCCACAATCGTCGAGCTGGTCTGA